In Desulfomicrobium escambiense DSM 10707, the DNA window CTTGCCGCTGCCCGTCACGCCGAAAAGCAGCGCCGATTCGGCCGCGTCGGCCTGAAGGAGCTCCCAGAACCCGCCCACGGCCCGTTCCTGTTCGGGCGTAAGGGTCAGCCGCACCGGGCCCGACGCACAGACGTCAGCGGTTTCAAACGCGGACTCGACTTCCCGGACCAGCCCCTTGCGCGCCAGCGTGCCCAGCACCTGCGCGACGCTTTTGCCGAAATGCCCGGCCAGGGCCTTGGAAGACGACACGCCGTGCACGTCCAGGTAGCGCAGGACGTCGAGCTGGGCCGTGGCCTGCGGGCGGACGGCCCAAGGCGGCTCCGACGTCAGGGAGTAGAGCCGCTCTGTCCGGCGCTGGGCCACGACGGGCGAGAATCCGCCATCCAGCCAAGCCACGGCCAGCCCGGCGCGGTCCCCGCTCCCGTCCAGTTCGCCCAAGGGGACGATCCGGCCGTCGCGGCCCCTGAAGGACGGGACCTCGCGCAGCGCCGACGGCAGCACGCGGGCCAGGATCCGTCCCGGCGCGTCCATCTGGCGCACGGAAAGGTCGCGGATGAAATCGAGGTAGGCTGGGGAGAAAAAAGGCTGCAGGTCCACGGGCCAGACCACGTCGCGGCACGCGCACCCTTCGGGTGCGGGCACGTCCGTCCCCACGATCACCCCAACCCGCAGCGACCGCCCCAAGGGGACGATCACGCGCACGCCCTCCCTCCACATCTCCCGCGGCAGGGACGCGGGCAGGGAATACGTCAGGGCGCTGTACGGGGCGCAGAGGAGGAGGACGGAACAGTACTGACTCATGGGCTCCACGAAAAAGAGAGGGGGAACGGACAGGACCGTTCCCCCGTGAGGATCGGGATGGCGTCTAGCGGGAAGGCGGGATCAGTTCGCGCAGGCGGGCGATGAGGTCGTAGCGCAGATCCTCGTCCTGCAGGGCGAAGTAGATGTTGGCGGTCAGGTAGTCCACCCAGTCGCCCACGTCGAAGCGCTGTCCGCGCAGCTTCACGGCCAGAAGGCGATTCTCCCGCGCCATGGACTGCAGGGCGTCGGTCAGCTGGATCTCGCCGGTGTGGTCGGGCTTCAAGCCTTCGAGATGCTTGAAGACCTCGGGCGTCAGCACGTAACGGCCCACCAGGGCCAGCCGCGACGGCGCGCTTTCCATGTCGGGCTTCTCCTTCACGCCGCGGATGCGATACAACCCGGGCGCAAACTCCTCGGCGTCGATGATGCCGTACTTGCTGACGCGGTCGCGCGGCACTTCCATGACGCCGACCACGGGCATGCGCTCGTTCTTCCAGACTTCGAGGAGCTGGTTGATGCCGGGGTCGCGGTTGAACATGAGGTCATCGCCGACCATGACGGCGAAGGGCTCGTCCTTGACGACCTCCTTCGCGCAGAGCACCGCATGGCCCAGGCCCAGTTGCTCTTTCTGGCGCACGACGATGATGTTGGCCATCATGGCCACCTTGCGCACCTCGGCCAGGAGATCCGTCTGCCCCTTGCGTTCCAGCAACTGCTCCAGGGCGAGGTTATAGTCGAAATGGTCCTCGATGATGCGCTTATTCTGGTTGTTTACGAACACCACGTCCGACAGGCCCGAGGCGATGGCCTCCTCCACGATATATTGGATGGAGGGTTTCCGGAACACCGGCAGAATTTCCTTGGGCACATTCTTGGTCGCCGGAAGTGATCTGGTTCCCCACCCTGCCACCGGAATGACAACTTTACGTACCTGCATGGATCGCTCCTTGTTTAAACCCGACGAGGGCGGGCTTCCCCCGCTCCTCAAAAATTCTATTTCAGTCCAGACCCGTCTCCACGGCCTGGGTCAGATCATCGCACAGGTCGTTGACCAGACATTCATCCTGGGCTTCGACCATGATGCGGGCCAGGGACTCGGTCCCGGAATAGCGCAGCAGAACGCGGCCCGTCCTGCCCAGACGCTCCTCCGCGTTCTTCACCGCCGCCTGGATGGAGGGCACGTCGGCGAAGGGGACTTTCCGCTTGACCTTCACGTTGACGAGCTTCTGGGGGAAAGGCGTCAACAGCCCGGCAATCTCGGAGATGGAACGCTGTCTGGCGACCATGATGCGCAGCAGCTGCAGCGCCGCCAAGGTCCCGTCGCCCGTGGTCGAATGCTCCATGAAGACCAGGTGGCCGGACTGTTCCCCGCCGAGAAGGTACCCGCCCTTGCGCATCTCCTCAACGACATACCGGTCGCCGACCCTGGTCCGCAACAGCCGGCCGCCGCGTTCCTGCATGAAGACCTCCAGGGCCATGTTGCTCATGACCGTGGCGACCAGGGTGTTGCCGGCGAGGGTCCCGCGGGACAGCATCTCGTCCGCGCACACGGCCATGATCTGATCCCCGTCGAGCACGGTGCCGTGCTCGTCGACCACGATGAGCCGATCGGCGTCCCCGTCCAGGGCCAGACCGATGTCGGCCCTGTGCTCCCGGATCTTGGCCGCGAGCCCCTCGGGGTGCAGGGAACCGCAGCCCCTGTTGATGTTCAGGCCGTCGGGCTCAACGCCGAGGGTCACGACCTTGGCGCCGAGCTCCTCGAAGATGAGCGGCGCGACGCGGTACGCGGCCCCGTGGGCGCAGTCGAGGACGATGGTCAGGCCGTCCAGGGTCATGCCCGCCGGAAAGCTGTGCTTGAGCTCGACGATGTAGCGCCCCGGGCTGTCCTGAATCTTCCTGGCCCGGCCGACCTGATCGTACGCCGGGTAGTCCCAGGCGAAGGCCGGGTCCGTGACCATGGCCGCGATCTCGTTCTCCGCCTCGTCGGCCAGCTTGAAGCCGTCCTTGTCGAAGAACTTGATGCCGTTGTCCATGTACGGGTTGTGGGAGGCGGAGATGACCACGCCCAAGTCGGCGCGCATGCTGCGCGTCAGAAAGCTGATGGCCGGGGTCGGCATGGGACCGACCAGGAAGACGTCCATGCCGGCGGCGCAGAAGCCCGAAGTCAGGGCAGATTCGAAGACGTACCCCGAAAGGCGTGTGTCCTTGCCGATGACGACCCTGTGCCGCCTGCTGCCGTTGCGGAAATACTGGCCCGCGGCCAATCCGAGACGCAGCACGAGTTCCGGCTGCATGGGGTGGCTGTTGACGCGCCCCCTGATTCCGT includes these proteins:
- the galU gene encoding UTP--glucose-1-phosphate uridylyltransferase GalU; amino-acid sequence: MQVRKVVIPVAGWGTRSLPATKNVPKEILPVFRKPSIQYIVEEAIASGLSDVVFVNNQNKRIIEDHFDYNLALEQLLERKGQTDLLAEVRKVAMMANIIVVRQKEQLGLGHAVLCAKEVVKDEPFAVMVGDDLMFNRDPGINQLLEVWKNERMPVVGVMEVPRDRVSKYGIIDAEEFAPGLYRIRGVKEKPDMESAPSRLALVGRYVLTPEVFKHLEGLKPDHTGEIQLTDALQSMARENRLLAVKLRGQRFDVGDWVDYLTANIYFALQDEDLRYDLIARLRELIPPSR
- the glmM gene encoding phosphoglucosamine mutase, yielding MGRLFGTDGIRGRVNSHPMQPELVLRLGLAAGQYFRNGSRRHRVVIGKDTRLSGYVFESALTSGFCAAGMDVFLVGPMPTPAISFLTRSMRADLGVVISASHNPYMDNGIKFFDKDGFKLADEAENEIAAMVTDPAFAWDYPAYDQVGRARKIQDSPGRYIVELKHSFPAGMTLDGLTIVLDCAHGAAYRVAPLIFEELGAKVVTLGVEPDGLNINRGCGSLHPEGLAAKIREHRADIGLALDGDADRLIVVDEHGTVLDGDQIMAVCADEMLSRGTLAGNTLVATVMSNMALEVFMQERGGRLLRTRVGDRYVVEEMRKGGYLLGGEQSGHLVFMEHSTTGDGTLAALQLLRIMVARQRSISEIAGLLTPFPQKLVNVKVKRKVPFADVPSIQAAVKNAEERLGRTGRVLLRYSGTESLARIMVEAQDECLVNDLCDDLTQAVETGLD